In Desulfobaccales bacterium, one DNA window encodes the following:
- the rph gene encoding ribonuclease PH — protein sequence MRRSGGRAAEALRPVRIEPGYLDFADGSALVTWGRTRVLCAASVLNQVPPFKQFTGEGWVTAEYAMLPRSTATRQPREGLAGRPRGRSQEIQRLIGRALRAVCDLKALGERTVILDCDVLQADGGTRAAAITGAFVALALALEPLRRREELETLPLTGQVAAVSLGRVSGALLLDLDYEEDSQAEVDATVVGTHRGELVEVHVAGEGRTFPPELLPELLRLAARGLEPLFRLQVEALAPWLPLPW from the coding sequence ATGCGCCGCAGCGGCGGGCGGGCGGCGGAGGCCTTGCGGCCCGTGCGCATCGAACCGGGCTACCTGGACTTTGCCGACGGCTCGGCCCTGGTGACCTGGGGGCGCACCCGGGTCCTGTGCGCCGCCTCGGTGCTGAACCAGGTGCCGCCCTTCAAGCAGTTCACCGGCGAGGGCTGGGTGACGGCGGAGTATGCCATGCTGCCGCGGTCCACCGCCACCCGCCAGCCCCGGGAAGGCCTGGCCGGGCGGCCCCGGGGCCGCTCCCAGGAGATCCAGCGCCTCATCGGCCGGGCCCTGAGGGCCGTGTGCGACCTCAAGGCCCTGGGGGAGCGCACCGTGATTTTGGACTGCGATGTGCTCCAGGCCGACGGCGGCACCCGGGCGGCGGCCATCACTGGCGCCTTTGTGGCCCTGGCCCTGGCTCTGGAACCCTTACGGCGCCGGGAGGAGTTGGAGACCCTTCCCCTCACCGGCCAGGTGGCGGCGGTGAGCTTAGGAAGGGTAAGCGGCGCGCTTCTGCTGGACCTGGACTACGAGGAGGACTCCCAGGCGGAGGTGGATGCCACGGTGGTGGGCACCCACCGGGGCGAGCTGGTGGAGGTGCATGTGGCCGGCGAGGGGCGCACCTTCCCGCCGGAGCTTTTGCCGGAGCTCCTCCGGCTTGCCGCCCGGGGGCTGGAGCCCCTCTTTCGCCTGCAGGTGGAGGCCCTGGCGCCGTGGCTGCCCCTTCCTTGGTGA